The following are encoded together in the Panicum virgatum strain AP13 chromosome 6K, P.virgatum_v5, whole genome shotgun sequence genome:
- the LOC120639170 gene encoding probable carboxylesterase 5, with amino-acid sequence MPNRATSCYPRSLQRSTTKRCKRIQIDCIKRPRNMPASKNFADHAVAEVDLDLSPFLKRYKDGRIERLLRSTPVAASENPANNRGVATRDVVIDHSTGVSARLFLPSRAAMAAGSRRLPLVVYIHGGSFCTESAFCRTYHGYATSLAASAGALVVSVEYRLAPEHPIPAAYDDAWSALKWVGSLADPWLAEYADPARTFLAGDSAGGNITYHTAVRASRDGGNMGVNIEGMVIVHPYFWGAKRLPSEEAWDGATVFPPNGVDWLWPFVTAGQAGNDDPRLNPPEEEIASLTCRRVLVAVAGKDTLRERGCRLLDRFRDYYARTGGEATLVESEGEDHGFHLYSPLRATSRRLMASIVDFINQPPAPELDDSLHWHVSCEGKKIGRTTTSAARTAPRPMILGVPRRPFMDVFGYGMDMKRHCSGSSSTTCMAYATSKIGGGRAKSASPKKNYGLFSGTVWPNKQAYKGPAAALPGARHVIKNMW; translated from the coding sequence ATGCCCAACAGGGCCACAAGCTGCTACCCCAGAAGCCTACAACGCAGCACAACAAAGAGGTGCAAACGCATACAGATAGACTGCATCAAAAGACCACGCAATATGCCTGCAAGCAAGAACTTTGCGGACCATGCTGTCGCTGAAGTCGACCTTGACTTGTCCCCGTTCCTAAAACGGTACAAGGATGGCCGAATCGAGCGGTTGCTGAGGAGTACTCCCGTGGCTGCGTCGGAGAACCCGGcaaacaaccgcggggtggcaACGAGAGATGTGGTCATCGACCACAGCACCGGTGTGTCGGCACGGCTGTTCCTCCCCTCCcgtgccgccatggccgccggcagcAGGAGGCTCcctctcgtcgtgtacatccatgGCGGCTCCTTCTGCACGGAGAGCGCCTTCTGTCGGACGTACCACGGCTACGCCACCTCCCTTGCCGCGAGTGCCGGGGCGCTTGTCGTCTCAGTGGAGTACCGACTCGCACCGGAGCACCCCATACCCGCAGCCTACGACGACGCATGGTCTGCGCTCAAATGGGTGGGATCCCTCGCCGACCCCTGGCTAGCTGAATACGCAGACCCCGCGCGCACGTTCCTCGCCGGTGACAGCGCAGGCGGAAACATCACATACCACACAGCGGTACGGGCCAGCCGAGACGGCGGCAATATGGGCGTCAACATTGAGGGCATGGTCATCGTGCACCCCTACTTCTGGGGAGCCAAGCGGCTGCCTTCTGAGGAGGCTTGGGATGGCGCAACGGTGTTTCCACCAAACGGGGTGGACTGGCTCTGGCCTTTTGTGACCGCGGGCCAGGCCGGCAATGATGACCCTCGGCTTAACCCTCCTGAAGAGGAGATCGCGTCGCTGACGTGCCGGCGCGTCTTGGTGGCCGTGGCTGGGAAGGACACCCTGCGGGAACGCGGGTGCCGCCTCCTCGACCGCTTCCGCGACTACTACGCACGCACCGGAGGCGAGGCGACGCTGGTGGAGTCGGAGGGCGAGGACCACGGCTTCCACCTCTACAGCCCGCTGCGTGCCACCAGCAGGAGGCTCATGGCGAGCATCGTGGACTTCATCAaccagccgccggcgccggagctggaTGATAGTTTGCATTGGCATGTGTCATGCGAGGGTAAGAAGATTGGCAGGACGACGACATCGGCAGCCAGGACGGCTCCAAGGCCTATGATACTAGGTGTGCCTCGCCGGCCGTTTATGGACGTATTCGGCTATGGGATGGATATGAAACGTCATTGCAGTGGCTCGAGCTCGACGACCTGCATGGCGTATGCAACGTCAAAAATTGGAGGAGGACGTGCTAAATCTGCTTCACCCAAGAAAAACTACGGGCTATTTTCGGGCACCGTGTGGCCTAATAAGCAGGCATACAAGGGGCCAGCAGCAGCACTCCCGGGAGCTCGTCATGTTATCAAGAACATGTGGTAA